AACTGGGGATACACAGCTTGCGGCCGAAGAAGTCGATCGGGCTGGACATGTCCGGTGTGGAATCCAGAAAGAAGTGCAGCGGCACCCGGAAGATGCTGGCGATCTCGCCCGGTTCGGCAACCAGGTGCACATGGGGATCCACCACGCCGACAAAGGGCGTCACCTTCATGCCATAACGCGATGGCAACGGCGACAGTTGTCCCAGCACCTGCACGTCATGGTGGGTCAGCCCCACTTCTTCGCGGGATTCACGCAGCGCGGTGGCCAGCAGGTTTTCATCCGCGGGATCACGCTTGCCGCCGGGAAAGGCCACTTCACCGGCATGCGTCGGCATGGCCGAGGAGCGCACCGTCAGGATCAGTTCCGGCTCCGGTTCATCGGTCACCGGCATCAGCACGGCCGCTTCCGGGAGCTGCAAGGGCAGGTCCCGCAACCGGTAGTCACGCAGTCGCTCTTCTATGGTCTTGATCACCCTGGGCTCCTGTGTATTCAAACGACAGTTTGAACAGACCCTGAGAGGCAGGCAAGGACAAAAAAGTTCTGTTAGTCTCGCCAACAGTCCCTTCCAAAGGCCTCGATCTGGAATCCCGATGAAATTCTGCAGCCAGTGCGGCAGCGACAAGCTACGCTTCGATGTGCCCGCCGGGGACAACCGGCCCCGCTACTGGTGCCCGGACTGCGGCACCATCCACTACCAGAACCCCAAGATCGTGGTCGGCGCGCTGCCGGTATGGGAAGGCCGCATTCTGCTGTGCAAACGCGACATCCAGCCGCGCAAGGGCTACTGGACCCTGCCCGCCGGCTTCATGGAGAACGGCGAGACCCTGCAGGAGGGCGCCGCCCGGGAAACCTGGGAAGAGGCCTGCGCCACGGTCAACATCAAGGATCTGTATACCGTGTTCAACCTGCCGCATATCTACCAGGTGTATGTGTTCTTTCTGGGGGAACTGGCGGACGGCAAGTACGGCGTGGGCGAGGAATCCTCGGATGCCGGGCTGTTCCTGCCCGAAGAAATTCCCTGGGATGAGTTGGCCTTCCCGACCATCAGCCGCACCCTGAAATACTACCTGCAGGACCTTGAGACCGGGGACTACCCCATCCGCGTCCAGGACATCGCGCCGCTGGGCGCCTGAGCCGGGCTCAACTCGACCCGGCCTCCAGCAGCGCCTCGCGGAAGCCCGCAGCGTCGGTAGCCGCCGGACAAATGACCTGCAGGCGGTTTTCCGTCGCCTCCGGCAGGGGCGTCAGGCCGATGTCTCCCGCCACCGCATCCAGCCGCCAGCCGCCCCCGGGCGCCGCCAGCGTGCCCTTGATCCGCTCCCAGTCCCACCCCGCCAGCGCCCGGCGCAACGCCGCCTCATCAATGCACCAGTCGGCGGGCGGGTACCAGCTGAACGCCTGCCAGTCCGCCAGCCCCGCATGACCGTGAGCATGGCCGTGAGCATGGCCATGCTCGCATGCAGGCTCCGCAGCGCCGGCGCTGGGCGGCAAGGCGAGCCAGGCACTGTCGAGCCCGTCTGGCCCGCAACGGGTATAACGGGCCCCCGGCCAGCGCTGGCGCAAGGCCTCGAAATCCGCCTCTGCCTGCGTGTCCCACAGGTCCTGCTTGCTGCCCACCACCAGATCCGCCGCATCGAGCTGCGCTGGCCATAGCGGCGACGCCGCAAAACGCGGTTCACGCAAACGGCGCGGGTCGATCAGGCACAGGTGCGCAGCAGGGGTCAGCACGCCCTGATAATGCTCCGCACGCAGCAAGCGCAGTAATTCCGCCGGATGCCCCAGGCCGGTGGGCTCGATCAACAGCCGGTCGGGACGAGCCTCCCGTAGCAGGCGGTTCAGTTCCACCCGCAACGTCACCGCCGCCGTACAGCCCATGCAGCCTCCCTGGACTTCACGCACCGGCACACCGCAGCCTCGCAGCCAGTCACCATCAAACCCGGCATCACCGAATTCGTTGACCAGCACCGCCCAGCGCTCACCCGCCGGGCGGTGCCGGATCAGGTTGCGCAGTAACGTGGTCTTGCCGGCGCCGAGCATGCCGGTGATCAGGTGAAAGGGAATCTGTTCGGCGCGCCAGCGGCGGCCCTGAGGCTCGTCGGTCATGCCTTGTCGTGACCGGCAATCTGGTCTGCACCCTGGCAATTGGCGCAAACACCATGCAGCTCCAGTGGCCGGGCCCCCACCTCGAACCCATGGCTACCGGCCTGCCGCGCCAGCGCGTCCCGCAGGGCACCGGGCAGCGGCACCTCACGGGCCTCGCCACAGCGGTCGCACAGCAGGAATTGCGGCCAGTGCTCGCCCTGCTCCCTATCACCGTGACAATGGGCATGATTGCAGGGCAGATAGCTGTTGGTGGACTCGATCCGGTGCACCAGTTCATTACGCATCAGGAAGTCCAGCGCCCGATAGACGGTCGGCGGCTGGGCCCCGGGGTGCTCGTCGCGCAACTGATCCAGCAACTGGTATGCCGTCAGCGGCTGCGCCTCCCGCAACAGAATGCTGAGCACACGGCGCCGCGCCGGGGTAAAGCGGGCGCCGTGCGCCTCGCAATGCTCGGCAGCGTGGGAGAGCGCCTTGTCGATGGCCGTCATTGCATCCGTCCTCTGCGTGTCTCGTGGTAACCGGCGGTCAAGGCCTGTGATTGTGGCGACAGCCCATGATCATGTCGAGCCAACCGCCTCGGGTTCCTCGAACCAGGCCGGGAAGGGATCGGGCAGCGTGCGCCACATGGCCTGACCGGCCAGCAACTCCTCGTCCGTCAGCAGACAGGCGTCCAGCTCGGCACGCAACCGGGCAAAGTCGATATGCTGACCGATGAACACCAGTTCCTGACGCATATCGCCAAAGGGCTCTTCCCATTTCTCGCGAATCAGCGCCCGGGTTTCATCATCCTGCGGCCAGCGCGCCTCCGGCACCGCCTTCCAGAACATGCCCGCCGGCGAATGCCGGGCAATGCCCCCCGCCTGGCTCCACTGCCCGGCGAACTGCGGCCGCGTCGCCAGCCAGAACCAGCCCTTGGAGCGCAGCAGGCGGCCGTTCTCCCAGGTCGCGTGCAGAAAGTCGAAGAACTTCTGCGGGTGGAACGGACGCCGCGCCAGGTAGGTATCGCTGGCGATGCCGTACTCCTCGGTCTCCGGCACATGCTCGCCCCGCATCTCCCGCAGCCAACCCGGCGCCAGCTGGGCGCGTTCGAAGCTGAAGCGACCGGTATCCAGCACCTTGTCCAGCGGCACCTGGCCCATCACCGCTGGCACGATGTCCGCCTCCGGATTCAGGCTGCGCAGAATACCCGTGAGTTCCTCCAGCTCCTCCGCACTGACCAGATCCGTCTTGCTCAGCACCAGCACATCACAGAACTCCACCTGGTCGGTCAGCAGGTCGGCCACATTGCGCTCATCGTCGTCTCCCAGCGACTCACCGGTTTCCAGCAAACTCCGCGCCGCATGGAAGTCACGCAGGAAATTGACCGCATCCACCACCGTCACCAGCGTATCCAGCCGCGCCACATCGCCCAGGCTGCGGCCCTCTTCATCGGCGAACGTGAAGGTCTCGGCCACCGGCAAGGGCTCGGAAATACCGGTGGACTCGATCACCAGATAGTCGAATCGCCCTTCCCGGGCCAGCGCCGCCACCTCCTGCAGCAGATCCTCGCGCAGGGTGCAGCAGATACAGCCGTTGCTCATCTCCACCAGCTTCTCTTCGCTGCGGTTCAGGGCCACCTCGCCCTTGACGATGCCAGCGTCGATATTGACCTCACTCATGTCATTGACGATCACCGCCACACGACGGTGGTCACGGTTATTCAGGATATGGCTCAGCAGGGTCGTCTTGCCGGCACCCAGAAAGCCGGACAGGACGGTAACGGGCAGGCGTTGCATGGGCGAACTCCGGGGGTCAGGTCTCAAAACCGATACGTTATAACATAACATAATGACCTGAGTAAGTAGAGTTGCCTGTTCTGTACGCTTCGTTGCGCCTTTGTTCTGAAACTGTAGCGGCCGCTTGTGGAGTTAACAGCGTCTGGGCAAATAATCCGTTATGGGACGCCACAGCGATTGCGGCCCGACAGCGCGGGAAGGGGATACGCGCGCCCTTGCAGGATTTAGCCCACCTTTTTTTCGGGCACGACGGAGAAGACCATGACGCTGTTTCAGGCTTTGAGATGGCTAGATGAACTCGAATATGTCATCGAAGCCCTGGCCCAGGAGGCCAATGCAGAGGCGCGCGCCACGCTGGTGGAACTGATTCTGGAAGCCGAATCCGACGCCCATCTGGACGTCAACGAACGCACCATGCTGCTGAATACCCTCGAGCGTGCTCGCCTGGCCCTGCTCGACAGTCAGGACACCGCACGCCAGAACAACAGAAGTGCCACCCACAACCCGGAGACCCCTGGACAGGCAGACCCCATGCCGGCCGCCATCCTC
This region of Isoalcanivorax indicus genomic DNA includes:
- a CDS encoding transcriptional repressor, with amino-acid sequence MTAIDKALSHAAEHCEAHGARFTPARRRVLSILLREAQPLTAYQLLDQLRDEHPGAQPPTVYRALDFLMRNELVHRIESTNSYLPCNHAHCHGDREQGEHWPQFLLCDRCGEAREVPLPGALRDALARQAGSHGFEVGARPLELHGVCANCQGADQIAGHDKA
- a CDS encoding CobW family GTP-binding protein, whose translation is MTDEPQGRRWRAEQIPFHLITGMLGAGKTTLLRNLIRHRPAGERWAVLVNEFGDAGFDGDWLRGCGVPVREVQGGCMGCTAAVTLRVELNRLLREARPDRLLIEPTGLGHPAELLRLLRAEHYQGVLTPAAHLCLIDPRRLREPRFAASPLWPAQLDAADLVVGSKQDLWDTQAEADFEALRQRWPGARYTRCGPDGLDSAWLALPPSAGAAEPACEHGHAHGHAHGHAGLADWQAFSWYPPADWCIDEAALRRALAGWDWERIKGTLAAPGGGWRLDAVAGDIGLTPLPEATENRLQVICPAATDAAGFREALLEAGSS
- a CDS encoding CoA pyrophosphatase, which produces MIKTIEERLRDYRLRDLPLQLPEAAVLMPVTDEPEPELILTVRSSAMPTHAGEVAFPGGKRDPADENLLATALRESREEVGLTHHDVQVLGQLSPLPSRYGMKVTPFVGVVDPHVHLVAEPGEIASIFRVPLHFFLDSTPDMSSPIDFFGRKLCIPSYYYEDKRIWGLTAFMILDLLNHAFDAGIYYDLGDGSNT
- a CDS encoding NUDIX hydrolase, encoding MKFCSQCGSDKLRFDVPAGDNRPRYWCPDCGTIHYQNPKIVVGALPVWEGRILLCKRDIQPRKGYWTLPAGFMENGETLQEGAARETWEEACATVNIKDLYTVFNLPHIYQVYVFFLGELADGKYGVGEESSDAGLFLPEEIPWDELAFPTISRTLKYYLQDLETGDYPIRVQDIAPLGA
- the zigA gene encoding zinc metallochaperone GTPase ZigA, producing the protein MQRLPVTVLSGFLGAGKTTLLSHILNNRDHRRVAVIVNDMSEVNIDAGIVKGEVALNRSEEKLVEMSNGCICCTLREDLLQEVAALAREGRFDYLVIESTGISEPLPVAETFTFADEEGRSLGDVARLDTLVTVVDAVNFLRDFHAARSLLETGESLGDDDERNVADLLTDQVEFCDVLVLSKTDLVSAEELEELTGILRSLNPEADIVPAVMGQVPLDKVLDTGRFSFERAQLAPGWLREMRGEHVPETEEYGIASDTYLARRPFHPQKFFDFLHATWENGRLLRSKGWFWLATRPQFAGQWSQAGGIARHSPAGMFWKAVPEARWPQDDETRALIREKWEEPFGDMRQELVFIGQHIDFARLRAELDACLLTDEELLAGQAMWRTLPDPFPAWFEEPEAVGST